In Methanoculleus sp. SDB, the DNA window TGCTTCCCGCGATCACCTCCTCGAGCGTGCTCTGCCGGGCGTTCTCCAGCACATCGCGGGCATGGGAAGCGCGGGCGATTGCCTCGTCCCCGATGGACGGCGGATTGATCAGGACGAGCCTGTCAAATCCGAAGTTTTTCATGACGCGGGCTGCAAAACCGATGTTCCCCTCATAGAGGGGCTCGACAAGCACGAAATCGATCGCAGGCACGAAAGTTTACCTCCCGTCAGGAAACGGCACGCACCGTCGCCTTCAGGACTTCGGCACCCTCGTCGTATACCGCATTGCCGACGACGATGGTGTCGGCGTACCGTGCCATTTCGGAGGCCCGCTCCGCGGAGTTGATACCGCCCCCGTAATAGAGAACAGCAGTGTCGAGTGCGGCGGCAGCCGCCTGTACGATCGCCGGATCCCCGTATATCCCGCTGTATTCGATATAAACGATCGGGAAATGGAAGTACCGTTCCGCAACCGTGGCATATGCCGCCACGTCATCCGACCGGAGCGTACAGTCCGCACCGGTTACCCGGCCGACAGCGGACGCGGGATTGAGGACGATGTACGCCTCAGGTACGACAAGATCCCAGTGCACCCTGCTGTGTTTCACCCACGTCTTGTGTTTACCGACAAGCCAGCGCACATCGGAGGTGTTGAGTACGCTCGGCACAAAGAGGGCGTCGATACCCTCGAAAAGAACCGCTTCGGG includes these proteins:
- a CDS encoding geranylgeranylglyceryl phosphate synthase; protein product: MQLNWKDWVHVTKLDPDKNLDPDVVTDIVTSGTDALMLSGTLNVTRENLSCLLEQVSAYGLPLVVEPAGPEAVLFEGIDALFVPSVLNTSDVRWLVGKHKTWVKHSRVHWDLVVPEAYIVLNPASAVGRVTGADCTLRSDDVAAYATVAERYFHFPIVYIEYSGIYGDPAIVQAAAAALDTAVLYYGGGINSAERASEMARYADTIVVGNAVYDEGAEVLKATVRAVS